Proteins encoded in a region of the Rutidosis leptorrhynchoides isolate AG116_Rl617_1_P2 chromosome 9, CSIRO_AGI_Rlap_v1, whole genome shotgun sequence genome:
- the LOC139867715 gene encoding RHOMBOID-like protein 2, with translation MSDVESRGRSKSENNYTTNQNYSSTNYAQTETYWTSWLIPVFVVVNIAVFVVLMYVNNCPKHNRSLEYGKCVAKFLGRFSFQPLHENPLFGASSHTLEKMGALQWWKIVHGKQGWRLVTANWLHAGLIHLVANMLSLVLIGIRLEQQFGFLRVGLIYLLSGFGGSILSSLFIQQNISVGASGALFGLLGTMLAELITNWTIYSNKAAALITLILIVVVNLAVGILPFVDNFAHIGGFLTGFLLGFILLPRPQFGWLERHNLPADVRVRSKYKVYQYVLGLLALALLVAGFTVGLVMLFHGENGYKHCHWCHYLNCVPTSKWKCNSGN, from the exons ATGTCTGACGTGGAAAGCAGGGGAAGGTCTAAGAGCGAGAACAACTACACAACGAATCAAAATTATTCGTCAACAAATTATGCACAAACAGAAACTTACTGGACTTCATGGTTGATTCCGGTGTTTGTGGTTGTAAACATAGCTGTGTTTGTTGTACTTATGTACGTTAACAACTGTCCGAAACATAATCGTTCACTCGAATACGGCAAGTGTGTTGCTAAGTTTCTTGGTCGTTTCTCTTTTCAACCACTTCATGAAAACCCTCTTTTTGGTGCTTCGTCTCACAC GTTAGAGAAAATGGGAGCATTACAATGGTGGAAAATAGTGCATGGAAAACAAGGATGGCGGCTGGTTACTGCAAATTGGTTACATGCTGGTTTGATTCATTTGGTCGCTAATATGTTGAGTCTTGTTCTTATTGGCATTCGTCTCGAACAACAGTTTGGATTTC TACGCGTAGGATTAATCTATCTGTTGTCGGGATTTGGAGGAAGTATTCTTTCATCACTATTTATTCAACAAAACATTTCGGTTGGTGCTTCTGGTGCTCTGTTTGGACTACTTGGAACAATGTTGGCTGAACTCATAACAAACTGGACCATCTACTCAAACAAG GCAGCAGCATTGATAACGCTTATTCTAATCGTTGTGGTCAACCTAGCTGTTGGAATTTTGCCATTCGTTGACAACTTCGCTCATATCGGTGGATTTTTAACGGGTTTTCTTCTCGGTTTTATATTACTTCCTCGTCCACAATTCGGGTGGTTAGAAAGACACAATCTTCCAGCTGATGTTCGTGTTAGATCTAAATACAAGGTTTATCAGTACGTGCTCGGTTTACTTGCATTAGCTCTTCTTGTTGCAGG ATTTACAGTTGGTTTAGTGATGCTGTTTCATGGAGAAAATGGATATAAACATTGCCATTGGTGTCACTACTTGAACTGTGTCCCAACTTCAAAATGGAAATGTAATAGTGGTAATTGA